In the genome of Leptospira tipperaryensis, one region contains:
- a CDS encoding DUF4180 domain-containing protein, with protein sequence MKEIKTESGTLAFFNEDDILLEDPNSFLEIVFSTSSETIVFSKSNFHEKFYELKSGFAGEILQKITNYKLRMIILGDFSGYESKSFKDFVYESNQNGKVIFISDLEAGLKLLK encoded by the coding sequence ATGAAAGAAATAAAAACAGAAAGTGGAACGCTCGCGTTTTTCAACGAAGATGATATTCTTTTGGAAGATCCAAATTCATTTTTAGAAATCGTATTTTCCACTTCTTCGGAAACGATCGTTTTTTCTAAATCGAATTTTCACGAAAAATTCTATGAGCTCAAATCGGGATTCGCCGGGGAAATTTTGCAAAAAATTACGAACTATAAACTGAGGATGATTATTTTAGGAGATTTTTCCGGGTACGAGTCAAAAAGCTTTAAGGATTTTGTATATGAGAGCAATCAAAACGGGAAAGTGATCTTTATCTCCGATTTAGAAGCCGGTTTGAAGTTATTAAAATAA